In Candidatus Cloacimonas sp., the genomic stretch TCTGACACGAGGCAACTCCTGAATAACAAGGTATAATCTGTCTCTTATCCCGCATAATTCGTTTCACCAGATTGTAATATTCAATGCGAAAAGCCATAGTTACTTTGCTCATACCTTTATATTCGCTGTTTTTTATCCGATGAATAAGATAATCTATGGCACTTTTATAAGCAACCAGCGAAGGAGTAATATCTGTTCCAATGGTATCCAGTTCCACTCTTTCTTCCGCAATTTCCGTAATGTAGCTATCGGGCTTTAAGCGCATCAATTCATTAGCGATGGAAGGAAAACTATCTACATTGAAGCGGGAAATAACAGTATGAATGCCAACGCTGAGGTTTTTATGCTTAAGTGCCCTCAAACCGTTAAAAGTAGCTATTGCCTTTTTATAGTTCCCGGGAATATTGCGAATGTTATCGTGTTGTTCTTCAATTCCATCAATAGATACATTAATAATTATCTGCGCCTTGGAACAGGCAGCCGCTATGGCATTTGTTTTCTCTATAATGGTTTGAGTTAAAAGACCATTGGTCGGGATATTAATAATTTTGGGACGGGAAATTTGATAGATGGTGGTAACAATTTCTACAATATCGCTGCGTAAAAATGGCTCGCCTCCGCTGAAAGTAATCCAGTAAGGGGATTTACCGATGCTTTTAAAAATCTTTTTGTATTCATCCAGGGTCAGATTTTTTGCTTGCTTTTTCCAAATATTACAGGTGCTGCAACGCGAATTGCAGGTATAAAGTAAACTGACTGTGTAATTCATTGGCATCAGATGAGGAAAGCCCAAATTCTTCATCAGCCAATAACCGATGATGCGTATAACCAGATAAATCATTTCCGAACCCTATCTTCGGGATGTTGCTTAAGGTTCTTGGTAGAACTTGCAATATCCCAGGTAAAAGGATTTTTGCCTTGCACATAATAATCCCAGCTGCCAAGCAACCGACAGTAAATTTCTAATAGAATTGCCAGAATAAGCTTGAAAACGCTTTTAGGTCTATCCTGTAATTCTTGAATGATAACCTTCAGCAAAATGCAGCTATCCTGAGAAACAACCTTATAGTGTTGATGATCCTTTAACCACAAATGCCCGTTCTGAATCCTGCGGCGCTGTTTTATGTGGTCAGATAGATTTTCAGCTCCTTTGTTTCTGATTATGGCGGAGGGTATGTATTTCAGTTTCAAGCCCTTCTCTCTAATGATTGCTTCAATGCTGGCTTCGTCAACGGCGCTATCTTTAGGAATGCTATCCATCACTTTCCGAAAGGCAATCATCTCTCCCAATTTAGGAGAAATTAGTGCCATCCGATGATGTAAACGCCATAAAAGGTGAACTATATAGCCCAAAATGGTGGTTTCACTGTTCACGGGAACAGGACGCCCTCCCGTAGCACCAATTTCAGGGTCTTTAAATGCAGAGACCAGTTTCTCTATCGTCTTTCGGTCAGGAATAACATCACCACTGATAATTACGGCTATTGCTTCCTGCATATTGGCTAAAAACAGATTGATGGCAGAGGACTTACCCTCCCTTTTTGCCTGAGTGAGAAGCTTTACATTTTTATGGGTTTCGGCAAAAGAGCTTACCAGTTGGTCTGTTCCATCGGTGCTGGCACTGGAAACGACAATTATTTCGCAGATTTCGGTTGCTTGCAATTCCTGGTTTTCAATCGCTTCCAGTAACAAAATGATATTGCCTGCTTCGTTATGAGCAAAAACTCCCACGGAACATCTAATTTTATCCATAAATTATGTAGGTAAATTCCCCTGCTGTCTTTGTTTTATTTCCTTGTGCAAAGCATCCAGAATACCGTTGATAAATTTGCCGGATGCTTCGCAGCTGAATTTTTTGGCTATCTCAATCGCCTCGTTGATTACAACTGCAGCCGGAGTATCAGTATATAAAAGCTCGTAAGCGGCAAGGCATAAAATACTGCGGTCCAGCATAGCGATATCTTCCAAATCCCAGTTGTCGGCAAGTTTATCAATTTCCCCTTCTATCTGCTCAATGTTTATGATGGTGTTTTTAACCAGTTCTTCGGCAAATGCGTAAACCGGAGAATCCGAATGGATATTCTCCCCCTCAGCCAAAGAGAGCAAGATATCGGTGTATTCATTTAATAAACCGTATTCGCGATAGCTCCCTTCTATCTCTGAAAATTCAAGAGAATAGAGGCACTGAATAGCCATTTCGCGAGCTTTACGCCTTTGCCCCATTTTTCATCGCTGCTAAAAGGTTTAACATTTCCAGAGCGGAACTGGCAGCCGTGAAACCTTTGTTACCGGCTTTCGTTCCAGAACGCTCAATTGCCTGCTCTATACTATCCGTAGTTAATACCCCGTATATAACCGGTTTGCGGGTTTCCAAACCAACCATAGCAATGCCTTTGGTAACTTCCGCACTGATATATTCAAAGTGAGGAGTAGCGCCTCTGATGATAGCTCCCAAACAGATAACGGCATCAATATCACTTTGTAAAGCTGCTTCTTTGGCTACCAAAGGTATTTCAAAAGCTCCCGGAACCCACATCACACTGATATCTTCCTCGTTAACTTCGTGGCGCTTAAGACAATCCAAAGCTCCTTCCAGCAAACGGGAACTGAGAAATTCGTTGAAACGACTTACTACCAGAGCAAATTTATAGCCCTTGGAAATTAGTTTTCCTTCTAAAACTTTCATCTTATACTCCTTTCATATTAGAAAAATAGATGAGGTTTAGTATTTGTCCGTATCCTGTATTCATCTTCTGATATACAATTTAGCATTAAAAACCATTATTTGAACTGCTGTAATTTATTCAAGTAAAATCTTCGGGAGGTTCATCTGCCCTGTCCCTCCCAAAGTTAGTAATCTATAGGTTACAAAGCGTAAGCGGTGGTTGACAAGATATCCACCTTCCGGTAACCTGTTTTTTTCGCTATAGGCAAGGTAAACAAAGAGATTGGTGTGGTTGACAAGATGTCCACCTTCCGGTATTCTCAACCATCTTATCCTTTCTCATTATTAAAATCTGCATAATCTGCGTAATCTGCGTGAAAATCATCTGCGTAATCTGCGGGCAACAAACTCTGCTGGAAACATAATTTGATTGGGTATAACTCATTCCCATAGTTACAAATCCTAACTAACAGAAGTCAAATTAGAAATGTTCACCATCCCAATCATCCTTAGCTTTTTTCTTGACATCCTATACTGATAGAAATAAAAAGTTACAAAAAGATAAATGCCTGAAGGATAGAGTTATGATAGCGGTTCTAACATGTGACATAATCCGCTCCAGGGTGTATGGTGTAAACCAAAGACAGCAATTGGAAACCCAAATTAGCGAATCATTTCAATATGCCTGTAAAATAATCCCTCAAGCGCAAGCGGATTATATGTCTTTTTCTGTAACCCAGGGTGATGAATTTCAATTCAGTATGGAATCCTCTCCCTATTTTTATCACTTTCTTTTTACCTTCAGAAATCGTCTTTCGTTATGTGGAATTGAACCGATTCCTCTATTCAGGGCAGGTATCGGATTTGGAACAAGAACTATTGAAGGTAAAAGCAACAGCTATCAAATGGATGGCAGCGCTTATCATAATTCCCGTTATGCAATGAATAGTTTTGCTGAGACAGTTAATAAGAAACGCTTGAGTATTGTGTATTTCAACCATCCCTTCCTGGATAAATGCTACAATACGGTTCTCGCTTTTTGTGATGATTTAGAAAGGTCTCATAGCTATGATCAAAAAAAAGCTATAAAACAAATTCTTACAGGTTTAACATATCAGCAAGCAGCCCAAAACTTAGGAGTTAGCAAGCAAAATGTTGATCGTTTGTTAAAAAGAGCAAATTGGAATTTATTTACTCAAGCTATGGATCTATTTTGCACACCGATACCTTTAGAAAATCAAGATGTTCAATGTTGAAATTTACTATAGGTCAACCGAATATGATTGACTTTCTATATGTCAACCATATATGGTTGACTATTGTAAAATCAACCAAAACCGGGGGGTTCATTAAAAAATTAGGACGGGTGGATTTCCTGCAATATCTAATTACTGATAAAGAAGGTAAATAATGCTTCTCTGGCGCTTATTATTAGCTTTATTTGTGAGCGATTTTTTACTCCAGAACGGCTGGCTGATTAAAAGCAAAAAATATATTTGGGGTTTAGTTTTACATTGCCTGATATATTTAGCTGTAATGCTTATTTTTACGGCAAATCTACTATCAGCTAAGGTCATTTTAACTCTCCTGATTTTGGCTTTTCTGCATGGAGTTGTGGACTACGGAAAGAATTTACTGCATCCACTTTTGGATAATAAGGAATGGCTGCTGTTTCTGGTTGACCAGATAATTCACATTATTACTGTTATCTTAGCAGTTTGGTTTATTTCTCTGCCTGATAGAATTTATATTCTTTCCTGCGTAAACAGATTATTTGTTGATTTGCTGTTACAGTATCTGATCCTGTTTACTGTCACTGTTTTCGGAGGCATCTTCTTCACCGATAGCATATTAAAAGTTATCCTGAAAGAAGTGTATGAAAAAGATAACCATCAATATCAAGCTTCCCGATTAATTGGTATGAGCGAACGGTTTTTAATTACTATTGCTGTCCTGATCGGGCATTATGAGTTAATCGGTTTTCTGATCGCTGCAAAATCACTAATGCGCTTACCCGAAATACAAGATAGAAATACAGAAAATTATAGTAATTATATCCTGGTGGGGACCTTAGTAAGTTATTCCTGGGCGTTGTCTATTGCATTACTGTTCAATAAATTATTGTAACTTTTAACGAGGGGCTTACGCCACCGTCGCTATCAATGTATCGCCCTACGGGCTTATTGGTAGAGGGCTGAGAGCAGAGTGTATCCCAACACCCTAAACCCTCTTAACCATCTTATCTAGACCCTCTCAACCATCTTATCCCTTCTAATTATTAAAATCTGCGTAATCTGCGTAATCTGCGTGAAAATAATCTGCGTAATCTGCGGGAAACAAACTCTGCGGGAAACAAAAACCCCGGCAGCCAACCGGGGTTTGTATATTCAGAGGCAACAGATAGCTATTTGAGTATTTGTTTATCTAATTCATCCAGGAAGATACCGAGCAGGATAGAGAGCACCAATTCAAAGAATACCTGTTCATTCTGCTCATTAATCAAGGGAATATCCACAAGTTGATTGATGCGGGTAGCGAGTTCTTTTACCAGGATATTGTTATCGTTCATTTTTTCTCCTTTTTTACATATTGGCGGTTAATGTATCAGCACCGGGAACTTTTGCCAGAAAGCCGTTAGTGACGGCTGAAGCGATGGAAATGATGCTATCGCCAACGGTTTGCAAATCGGTGTAAGTTAAGGTTGTCAGATCAATGTGTTCAGGATCGCTCTTTTCAAAGTTGAACATCATTTTAACCCAAAGAGCGTAGCCATTGGGTGGCAGATTGCCTTTGGGAACATTTGCGGTATTCAGCTGTGCGTATTGTTTCAATTCTTGCTTGTAAGGGGCAGAGATACTTGCATAAATAGCAGCAAGATTTTTGGTTTTAGAACCAATTAGGGTATTGTTTTCGGTTATACGCGGTTTAACTTTTTTGCGACCTATGCAAATCGTATTTTTACGATAGCTGGCATAGGTTATTTCATCCAACGAACCGGAATAGGTTCGGATTCCGTACTTGAAATTTACTTTCATTTTTGTCTCCTTTTTTTTTTTTCTTTAGGCGTTTCCGGAAAACTTGCCTTCACTTTTATTGGGGGTGACAAAAATGGGAGCTTGGTGACAAAACTAAAATTATTTTCTAAATTCCCCCGCTTGACACGAAAGCTAAGCTGAAAAATCTGGCATAAAGAAACATAAATTGGAGCTTAATAATGGATATATTAATTAAGGATTTCCTCTCTTTCCTTTCTGGCAGCAGAAGCAGTTTTTTCGCCAGCAGGGAAATTCAAAAAAGATTGAACGAGGCAGGTTTTATCTGCCTTCCTGAAAATAAACCTTTTAAATTGAGCAGCGGAGGAAAATATTATCTCCAACGCCAGGGAACGGCTATTTTAGCTTTCATAACGGGCAGCGAAAACTTTGCAAAAGGCGGTTTTAACCTTGCCGGAAGCCATATTGACTATCCCTGTCTCAAACTTAAACCTCAAAGTATAAAAACCGAAAAAGGGATTACCAAAATTGGTGTGCAGGTTTATGGCTCACCTATTATCAGCACTTGGTTAGACCGTGAACTTGGCATTGCCGGAAAAGTGATTGTTAAAACAGCTAAGGGCTATAGAGTAGAATATGTGGATTTTCAAAAGCCGGTAGCCATTATTCCTAATGTAGCTCTTCACTTGAACCGGGAAGTTAATAAGGGTTTTGCCTATAATCCGCAAACCCAGTTAAATGCTATCCTAAGTGTTAGTTCAAACGGTATAAATCCACTTTATTCAGCAATCGCGCAAGAACTGAAAGTTAAGGAAGAACAAATTGCCGAAACAGAGCTTTATTTATATGACTTCATTCCGGCAGCTCAAATCGGTTTGCAGCAGGAAATGATTGCTTCACAGGGACTTGATAACCTGGCTATGGCTCATGCCATTCTTTCTGCCATTCTTCAATGTGAAAAGCCGCAAAAGACCGCTGCAGCTATCTTTTTTGATAATGAAGAAATCGGCTCGCAGACCCCTCAGGGAGCCGATTCTTTGTTCCTGGAAGAAATGCTGGAACGAATTTGCCTCAGCCAAAGCAATAGCAGAGAGGATTTTTACCTGGCTTTGCGCAACAGCTTTTTTATTAGTGCCGATGTAGCCAATGCCTGGCATCCGTCTTTTGCCGAAAAATATGAACCGGATTATGCTCCGTTGATAAATAAAGGACCTGTAATTAAGTTTGATGCTTATCACAGATACGCATCCGATGCAGAAAGTTCTTATCGCTTTATTCAGCTTTGCGAAAAGGCAAATGTTCCTTATCAGAAATTTTTAGTGCGTAGCGATGCTACCAGTGGAATTACTATCGGACCTATTTTAGCTTCAAGATTGGGATTGCAGACAGTTGATATCGGAAATCCAATTTGGGCAATGCATTCCATTAGAGAAACTGGTGGAACTGAAGACCACAAATACCTGGTGAAAGTACTTAGACGGTATTTTGGATAGCGAGACAGCGAAATAGCGAGACAGCGAGATGGCGAGACAGCGAGATGGCGAGATAGCGAGATGGCAAGTTAGAGAGATAGCGAGATGGCGAGATAGAATAACATCAATGGAGATAAAAAATGAATAACGGAAAAATAAGAAGTTATCGTGATTTAGATATCTGGCAAAGAAGTATGAATATAGCAGAAATGGCTTATAAGTTAACAAAAAAATTCCCTTCTGAAGAAAGGTATAATATGGTTAGCCAGATTAGAAGGTCTGCTGATTCAGTTCCTGCAAATATTGCAGAGGGCTGGGGAAGAAAAATGAGTAAAGAATTTATCCATTATTTAAGGATTGCCTCAGGTAGTTTACGAGAACTGGAAACCCACTTATTGTTATCTGAGCGTTGTGAAATTGTATGCATAACGGATATAAATCCAATTCTTGCTCAAGCAGAAATACTTAGTAAACAGATTTGGTCTCTTCAGTATCAACTTCAAAGCAGAAATAATAAAGTAACAAAATGACCATCTCGCCATCTCGCCATCTCGCCACCTCGCTCTTTCACAACTACAACAAATATATATATTAAGGAGAATACAATGTCAACCTTCAAACCCTTCAAAGCCCTAAGACCGATTCCGGACAAAGCTAAGGCAATTGCTTCAATGCCTTATGATGTTATGGATTCAGATGAAGCACGCAAAGAAGTGCAAAAAAACCCTTTAAGCTTTCTCCATGTAGAAAAGCCCGAAGTTGACCTTCCATCGGGAACGGATTTATACGATCCCGCAGTATATGCCAAAGCCAGGGAAAACCTCTATAAATATGTTTCTGATGGCTATATGAAACAGGATGCGCAGCCAGCATATTACATCTATAAACAAGTTATGGATGGCCGCGCTCAAATTGGTTTAGTGGGTTTAACTTCTGTAGATGAATATATGGACGGCACCATCAAAAAACACGAATTAACCCGTGCAGAAAAAGAAGCAGACCGCATTCGTCATATTGCTGCCTGTGATGCACATCCTTCACCTGTATTTTTTACCTATCGTCATCAGGATGTAATTGATAATACAGTAGCCAAAGTTATGGCTAATAAGCAGCCGGAATATGATTTTATAAGTGATGACAGCATTCATCATACTCTTTGGGTGATGGATGACCCGGAGGATATTAAAGCTATTCAAAATGCCTTTACCTCTTTGCCGAATTTATATGTAGCAGATGGACATCATAGAACTGCCAGTGCAGCAAAAGTTGGATTGAAAAAGCGTGAGCAGTTTCCTGATTATACCGGCGACGAAGAATTCAACTATTTTATGGCAGTTATCTTTCCGGATAATCAATTGAAAATTTATGATTATAACCGGGTGGTTAAAGACCTGAACGGCTTAACCAAAGAAGAATTTTTAGCCAAAATAGCTGAAAAATGGAATGTTACTCCCATTCCTGAAGGCAATAACTTTGCTCCTCAAAAGAAACATAACATAAGTATGTATCTTGATGGAAAATGGTATCGTTTAGAACCCAAACCGGGAACCTGGAATGAAAAAAATATTGTGGAAGACCTGGATGTTTCCATTTTACAGAATAATCTTCTGCAACCCGTTTTAGGCATCAACGACCCGCGCACCGATCAAAGAATTGATTTCATCGGTGGAATTAGAGGTCTTGGTGAACTTGTTAAAAGAGTTGATAGTGGAAGAGAAACAGTTGCTTTTGCTATGTATCCTACCAGTATGGATGAACTTTTAGGTATTGCCGATGCCGGAGAAATTATGCCTCCGAAATCAACCTGGTTTGAGCCCAAATTGCGTAGCGGATTATTTATTCACTTACTGAAATGACTACTTATACCTTTGAAAGTTTGGGCTGTTCTAAAAATTTAGTGGACAGCGAGCGTTTTATAACGATTTTAAAGAAATATGGTCTTTCTGAGTCATATTACTATTATGAAGCAGATTTGTTTATACTTAACAGTTGTGCCTTTATCTGCGAGGCATTAGATGAACTGAATTATTTACTCTGTGATATAATAGATCACACTGAAGATAGAGATGTCAAAATAATAGTTACCGGCTGTATAATGAATCGGGGTTATGAGGATTACAAAGAAGGATTTCCGGAAGTGGATGCCTGGATTCCGTTAAAGGACTTTGCTGCTTTTGAAAAATATCTGCTGGATAATATTCTGCCTTCTTATATAGCCCCTAAAAGGTTATCCTACAAAGAAAGAACTCATCTGGAAAACGGAAAGTATGTGTATTTACGGATTGCAGACGGTTGCAATAATAAATGCTCCTACTGTATGATTCCATATATTAGAGGAAAACAGGTTTCAGAGCCGATTGAGACCCTCGTTGAAGAAGCAAAATCAATGCAAAAATACGGTAGAGAGCTTATTTTGATAGCTCAGGATACCTGCACTTATGGAACCGATATTTATGGAGAAAAAGCCCTGCCTAAACTAATTGAAGCATTGCATAATCAGACAAATTATGACTGGATTCGTCTTCTCTATATGCATCCTGATAACTTTGAGAGCGAATGGACGGAACTCTGGAAAAAGTATCCTAAGTTACTGCCCTATTTTGATATACCTATTCAACAGGT encodes the following:
- a CDS encoding radical SAM protein — protein: MIYLVIRIIGYWLMKNLGFPHLMPMNYTVSLLYTCNSRCSTCNIWKKQAKNLTLDEYKKIFKSIGKSPYWITFSGGEPFLRSDIVEIVTTIYQISRPKIINIPTNGLLTQTIIEKTNAIAAACSKAQIIINVSIDGIEEQHDNIRNIPGNYKKAIATFNGLRALKHKNLSVGIHTVISRFNVDSFPSIANELMRLKPDSYITEIAEERVELDTIGTDITPSLVAYKSAIDYLIHRIKNSEYKGMSKVTMAFRIEYYNLVKRIMRDKRQIIPCYSGVASCQISPEGDIWSCCIKAKSLGNLRKTRYNFKKIWFSTVAEMERRSIHKKKCWCPLANAAYTNMLLHFPTLMRVSWRSFIRWWN
- a CDS encoding glycosyltransferase, yielding MDKIRCSVGVFAHNEAGNIILLLEAIENQELQATEICEIIVVSSASTDGTDQLVSSFAETHKNVKLLTQAKREGKSSAINLFLANMQEAIAVIISGDVIPDRKTIEKLVSAFKDPEIGATGGRPVPVNSETTILGYIVHLLWRLHHRMALISPKLGEMIAFRKVMDSIPKDSAVDEASIEAIIREKGLKLKYIPSAIIRNKGAENLSDHIKQRRRIQNGHLWLKDHQHYKVVSQDSCILLKVIIQELQDRPKSVFKLILAILLEIYCRLLGSWDYYVQGKNPFTWDIASSTKNLKQHPEDRVRK
- the nusB gene encoding transcription antitermination factor NusB gives rise to the protein MGQRRKAREMAIQCLYSLEFSEIEGSYREYGLLNEYTDILLSLAEGENIHSDSPVYAFAEELVKNTIINIEQIEGEIDKLADNWDLEDIAMLDRSILCLAAYELLYTDTPAAVVINEAIEIAKKFSCEASGKFINGILDALHKEIKQRQQGNLPT
- the ribE gene encoding 6,7-dimethyl-8-ribityllumazine synthase, with the translated sequence MKVLEGKLISKGYKFALVVSRFNEFLSSRLLEGALDCLKRHEVNEEDISVMWVPGAFEIPLVAKEAALQSDIDAVICLGAIIRGATPHFEYISAEVTKGIAMVGLETRKPVIYGVLTTDSIEQAIERSGTKAGNKGFTAASSALEMLNLLAAMKNGAKA
- a CDS encoding SatD family protein → MIAVLTCDIIRSRVYGVNQRQQLETQISESFQYACKIIPQAQADYMSFSVTQGDEFQFSMESSPYFYHFLFTFRNRLSLCGIEPIPLFRAGIGFGTRTIEGKSNSYQMDGSAYHNSRYAMNSFAETVNKKRLSIVYFNHPFLDKCYNTVLAFCDDLERSHSYDQKKAIKQILTGLTYQQAAQNLGVSKQNVDRLLKRANWNLFTQAMDLFCTPIPLENQDVQC
- a CDS encoding DUF3307 domain-containing protein, translated to MLLWRLLLALFVSDFLLQNGWLIKSKKYIWGLVLHCLIYLAVMLIFTANLLSAKVILTLLILAFLHGVVDYGKNLLHPLLDNKEWLLFLVDQIIHIITVILAVWFISLPDRIYILSCVNRLFVDLLLQYLILFTVTVFGGIFFTDSILKVILKEVYEKDNHQYQASRLIGMSERFLITIAVLIGHYELIGFLIAAKSLMRLPEIQDRNTENYSNYILVGTLVSYSWALSIALLFNKLL
- a CDS encoding M18 family aminopeptidase, whose product is MDILIKDFLSFLSGSRSSFFASREIQKRLNEAGFICLPENKPFKLSSGGKYYLQRQGTAILAFITGSENFAKGGFNLAGSHIDYPCLKLKPQSIKTEKGITKIGVQVYGSPIISTWLDRELGIAGKVIVKTAKGYRVEYVDFQKPVAIIPNVALHLNREVNKGFAYNPQTQLNAILSVSSNGINPLYSAIAQELKVKEEQIAETELYLYDFIPAAQIGLQQEMIASQGLDNLAMAHAILSAILQCEKPQKTAAAIFFDNEEIGSQTPQGADSLFLEEMLERICLSQSNSREDFYLALRNSFFISADVANAWHPSFAEKYEPDYAPLINKGPVIKFDAYHRYASDAESSYRFIQLCEKANVPYQKFLVRSDATSGITIGPILASRLGLQTVDIGNPIWAMHSIRETGGTEDHKYLVKVLRRYFG
- a CDS encoding four helix bundle protein produces the protein MNNGKIRSYRDLDIWQRSMNIAEMAYKLTKKFPSEERYNMVSQIRRSADSVPANIAEGWGRKMSKEFIHYLRIASGSLRELETHLLLSERCEIVCITDINPILAQAEILSKQIWSLQYQLQSRNNKVTK
- a CDS encoding DUF1015 family protein produces the protein MSTFKPFKALRPIPDKAKAIASMPYDVMDSDEARKEVQKNPLSFLHVEKPEVDLPSGTDLYDPAVYAKARENLYKYVSDGYMKQDAQPAYYIYKQVMDGRAQIGLVGLTSVDEYMDGTIKKHELTRAEKEADRIRHIAACDAHPSPVFFTYRHQDVIDNTVAKVMANKQPEYDFISDDSIHHTLWVMDDPEDIKAIQNAFTSLPNLYVADGHHRTASAAKVGLKKREQFPDYTGDEEFNYFMAVIFPDNQLKIYDYNRVVKDLNGLTKEEFLAKIAEKWNVTPIPEGNNFAPQKKHNISMYLDGKWYRLEPKPGTWNEKNIVEDLDVSILQNNLLQPVLGINDPRTDQRIDFIGGIRGLGELVKRVDSGRETVAFAMYPTSMDELLGIADAGEIMPPKSTWFEPKLRSGLFIHLLK
- a CDS encoding MiaB/RimO family radical SAM methylthiotransferase gives rise to the protein MTTYTFESLGCSKNLVDSERFITILKKYGLSESYYYYEADLFILNSCAFICEALDELNYLLCDIIDHTEDRDVKIIVTGCIMNRGYEDYKEGFPEVDAWIPLKDFAAFEKYLLDNILPSYIAPKRLSYKERTHLENGKYVYLRIADGCNNKCSYCMIPYIRGKQVSEPIETLVEEAKSMQKYGRELILIAQDTCTYGTDIYGEKALPKLIEALHNQTNYDWIRLLYMHPDNFESEWTELWKKYPKLLPYFDIPIQQVSPEIIKAMHRKKSYEQLKELFQYIQKEVPNAVFRTTLMVDYPNETKEDLDLLDKFLSEVPILQGGVFAYSPESKDPSVNIYDEFDWKKGKNLMFDWEDKLRKDRQKHLEKYVGTIQPALVERCQPYTEQFTGRLWFQAPEIDGCVHIDNLPEDRSPIINVEIVDIIGDEIMSIFHSNINCNKE